The Natronomonas salsuginis genomic sequence TGCGGCCCGGGTTCTCGGGCGCACCGCCGGCGGCCAGAACGGCCTTCTCGTTGAGCAACTCCGTTTTGAGCTGTTCGAGCTCCGCCTCGCGCTCGGCGGGCGTCATGTCACGGATCTCGTCGACGTGAAGGATCGCCATCGTCACTCGTCCTCCTCGTCAGCGTCCTCGGATTCCATCTCGTCGAGGAGCTCTTCCGCTTCGGCCTCGACATCCTCGTCGAGCTCCTCGACATCGAGTTCCTCCGCATCGTCCGCGGCCGTCTCGGCATCGCCGGTTTCGGCCTCGAGTTCGTCGTCGATTATCTCCTCTTCGGGGACTTCCTCGACGGCGTCGCTCGTCTCCTCGTCGATGACGTCTTCGGGGGCCGCGCCGACCGGCTCGGCCTCAGCGTCCTCGGGTGCGTCGAGCAGTTCC encodes the following:
- the rpmC gene encoding 50S ribosomal protein L29 — protein: MAILHVDEIRDMTPAEREAELEQLKTELLNEKAVLAAGGAPENPGRIGELKRTIARLKTVQREEGDFDE